In Saimiri boliviensis isolate mSaiBol1 chromosome 12, mSaiBol1.pri, whole genome shotgun sequence, one genomic interval encodes:
- the COX15 gene encoding heme A synthase COX15 isoform X1, producing the protein MQRLLFPPLKALMGRQYLRLLARRAAPRAQCDCIRCPLRPGQYSTISEVALQSGRGTVSLPSKAAERVVGRWLLVCSGTVAGAVILGGVTRLTESGLSMVDWHLIKEMKPPTSQEEWEAEFQRYQQFPEFKILNHDMTLAEFKFIWYMEYSHRMWGRLVGLAYILPAAYFWRKGWLSRGMKGRVLALCGLVCFQGLLGWYMVKSGLEEKPDAHDIPRVSQYRLAAHLGSALVLYCASLWTSLSLLLPPHKLPETRQLLRLRRFAHGTAGLVFLTALSGAFVAGLDAGLVYNSFPKMGESWIPEDLFTFSPILRNVFENPTMVQFDHRILGITSVTAITVLYFFSRRIPLPRRTKMAAMTLLALAYAQVGLGISTLLMYVPTPLAATHQSGSLALLTSALWLMNELRRVPK; encoded by the exons ATGCAGCGATTGCTCTTTCCGCCCTTGAAAGCCTTGATGGGGAGGCAGTATCTGCGGCTCCTGGCTCGTAGGGCGGCGCCTAGAGCACAG TGTGATTGCATCAGATGCCCTTTGAGGCCAGGGCAATACAGCACCATATCTGAAGTAGCTTTGCAATCTGGAAGGGGTACAGTGTCCCTGCCCTCAAAGGCTGCTGAGCGAGTGGTGGGCCGATGGCTCCTGGTCTGCAGTGGAACCGTGGCTGGAGCAGTTATTCTTGGTGGAGTAACTAG GTTGACAGAGTCTGGCCTCTCAATGGTAGATTGGCATTTAATAAAGGAGATGAAGCCACCTACAAGCCAAGAGGAATGGGAAGCAGAATTCCAAAGATACCAGCAATttccagaatttaaaat CTTGAATCATGATATGACATTGGCAGAATTCAAGTTCATCTGGTACATGGAATACTCACACCGAATGTGGGGTCGCCTTGTAGGCCTTGCATACATCCTGCCTGCTGCCTACTTTTGGAGAAAGGGCTGGCTCAGCCGTGGCATGAAAGGACGTGTCCTTGCCCTCTGTGGCCTAGTCTGCTTCCAG GGTTTGTTGGGATGGTATATGGTGAAAAGCGGACTAGAAGAAAAACCAGATGCCCATGACATCCCTCGGGTCAGTCAGTACCGCCTCGCTGCTCACCTGGGATCAGCCCTGGTTCTTTATTGTGCCAGCTTATGGACCTCGCTCTCACTGCTGCTCCCTCCACACAAG ttgCCTGAAACCCGTCAGCTCCTACGGTTGAGACGATTTGCTCATGGAACAGCAGGTCTGGTGTTCCTTACAGCTCTCTCAG GGGCTTTTGTGGCAGGGCTAGATGCTGGGCTTGTTTACAACTCCTTTCCCAAAATGGGAGAATCCTGGATCCCGGAGGACCTCTTTACCTTCTCCCCGATCCTGAGGAATGTTTTTGAGAATCCCACCATGGTGCAGTTTGATCACCGGATTCTG GGAATCACTTCAGTCACTGCCATTACAGTGCTGTACTTCTTTTCCCGGAGAATTCCCCTTCCTAGAAGGACCAAGATGGCAGCAATGACGCTGCTGGCTTTGGCGTATGCACAG GTGGGCTTGGGCATTAGCACACTGCTGATGTATGTCCCAACTCCTCTGGCAGCCACTCACCAGTCAGGATCCTTGGCTTTGCTCACTAGTGCTCTTTGGCTGATGAATGAACTCCGAAGAGTCCCAAAATGA
- the COX15 gene encoding heme A synthase COX15 isoform X3 gives MQRLLFPPLKALMGRQYLRLLARRAAPRAQCDCIRCPLRPGQYSTISEVALQSGRGTVSLPSKAAERVVGRWLLVCSGTVAGAVILGGVTRLTESGLSMVDWHLIKEMKPPTSQEEWEAEFQRYQQFPEFKILNHDMTLAEFKFIWYMEYSHRMWGRLVGLAYILPAAYFWRKGWLSRGMKGRVLALCGLVCFQGLLGWYMVKSGLEEKPDAHDIPRVSQYRLAAHLGSALVLYCASLWTSLSLLLPPHKLPETRQLLRLRRFAHGTAGLVFLTALSGNHFSHCHYSAVLLFPENSPS, from the exons ATGCAGCGATTGCTCTTTCCGCCCTTGAAAGCCTTGATGGGGAGGCAGTATCTGCGGCTCCTGGCTCGTAGGGCGGCGCCTAGAGCACAG TGTGATTGCATCAGATGCCCTTTGAGGCCAGGGCAATACAGCACCATATCTGAAGTAGCTTTGCAATCTGGAAGGGGTACAGTGTCCCTGCCCTCAAAGGCTGCTGAGCGAGTGGTGGGCCGATGGCTCCTGGTCTGCAGTGGAACCGTGGCTGGAGCAGTTATTCTTGGTGGAGTAACTAG GTTGACAGAGTCTGGCCTCTCAATGGTAGATTGGCATTTAATAAAGGAGATGAAGCCACCTACAAGCCAAGAGGAATGGGAAGCAGAATTCCAAAGATACCAGCAATttccagaatttaaaat CTTGAATCATGATATGACATTGGCAGAATTCAAGTTCATCTGGTACATGGAATACTCACACCGAATGTGGGGTCGCCTTGTAGGCCTTGCATACATCCTGCCTGCTGCCTACTTTTGGAGAAAGGGCTGGCTCAGCCGTGGCATGAAAGGACGTGTCCTTGCCCTCTGTGGCCTAGTCTGCTTCCAG GGTTTGTTGGGATGGTATATGGTGAAAAGCGGACTAGAAGAAAAACCAGATGCCCATGACATCCCTCGGGTCAGTCAGTACCGCCTCGCTGCTCACCTGGGATCAGCCCTGGTTCTTTATTGTGCCAGCTTATGGACCTCGCTCTCACTGCTGCTCCCTCCACACAAG ttgCCTGAAACCCGTCAGCTCCTACGGTTGAGACGATTTGCTCATGGAACAGCAGGTCTGGTGTTCCTTACAGCTCTCTCAG GGAATCACTTCAGTCACTGCCATTACAGTGCTGTACTTCTTTTCCCGGAGAATTCCCCTTCCTAG
- the COX15 gene encoding heme A synthase COX15 isoform X2, with the protein MQRLLFPPLKALMGRQYLRLLARRAAPRAQCDCIRCPLRPGQYSTISEVALQSGRGTVSLPSKAAERVVGRWLLVCSGTVAGAVILGGVTRLTESGLSMVDWHLIKEMKPPTSQEEWEAEFQRYQQFPEFKILNHDMTLAEFKFIWYMEYSHRMWGRLVGLAYILPAAYFWRKGWLSRGMKGRVLALCGLVCFQGLLGWYMVKSGLEEKPDAHDIPRVSQYRLAAHLGSALVLYCASLWTSLSLLLPPHKLPETRQLLRLRRFAHGTAGLVFLTALSGAFVAGLDAGLVYNSFPKMGESWIPEDLFTFSPILRNVFENPTMVQFDHRILGITSVTAITVLYFFSRRIPLPRRTKMAAMTLLALAYAQVYYRTELPQKMQLHCNSTNMS; encoded by the exons ATGCAGCGATTGCTCTTTCCGCCCTTGAAAGCCTTGATGGGGAGGCAGTATCTGCGGCTCCTGGCTCGTAGGGCGGCGCCTAGAGCACAG TGTGATTGCATCAGATGCCCTTTGAGGCCAGGGCAATACAGCACCATATCTGAAGTAGCTTTGCAATCTGGAAGGGGTACAGTGTCCCTGCCCTCAAAGGCTGCTGAGCGAGTGGTGGGCCGATGGCTCCTGGTCTGCAGTGGAACCGTGGCTGGAGCAGTTATTCTTGGTGGAGTAACTAG GTTGACAGAGTCTGGCCTCTCAATGGTAGATTGGCATTTAATAAAGGAGATGAAGCCACCTACAAGCCAAGAGGAATGGGAAGCAGAATTCCAAAGATACCAGCAATttccagaatttaaaat CTTGAATCATGATATGACATTGGCAGAATTCAAGTTCATCTGGTACATGGAATACTCACACCGAATGTGGGGTCGCCTTGTAGGCCTTGCATACATCCTGCCTGCTGCCTACTTTTGGAGAAAGGGCTGGCTCAGCCGTGGCATGAAAGGACGTGTCCTTGCCCTCTGTGGCCTAGTCTGCTTCCAG GGTTTGTTGGGATGGTATATGGTGAAAAGCGGACTAGAAGAAAAACCAGATGCCCATGACATCCCTCGGGTCAGTCAGTACCGCCTCGCTGCTCACCTGGGATCAGCCCTGGTTCTTTATTGTGCCAGCTTATGGACCTCGCTCTCACTGCTGCTCCCTCCACACAAG ttgCCTGAAACCCGTCAGCTCCTACGGTTGAGACGATTTGCTCATGGAACAGCAGGTCTGGTGTTCCTTACAGCTCTCTCAG GGGCTTTTGTGGCAGGGCTAGATGCTGGGCTTGTTTACAACTCCTTTCCCAAAATGGGAGAATCCTGGATCCCGGAGGACCTCTTTACCTTCTCCCCGATCCTGAGGAATGTTTTTGAGAATCCCACCATGGTGCAGTTTGATCACCGGATTCTG GGAATCACTTCAGTCACTGCCATTACAGTGCTGTACTTCTTTTCCCGGAGAATTCCCCTTCCTAGAAGGACCAAGATGGCAGCAATGACGCTGCTGGCTTTGGCGTATGCACAGGT